The genomic segment GACGCTCGCCGGCGTAGAGATGGTCCTGTCGGAGCTGGGTTATCCGGTGACGCTCGGCATGGGTGTCCAGGCCGCGGAGAAGGTCTTCATGGAGAACGCGTTTTAAGTAAATAGGGGGGAACCGCCGTGAAAGTTTTGGTCAAAGAGAAGATAGCGGAAGCCGGCATCGATAACCTGAAGGCGGCTGGTTTCGAAGTAGATGTAAATACCGAGATGACCGCCGAAGAGTTCGTCGAAGCGATAGGCGAATACGATGGACTTATAATCCGTAGTGCCACCAAAGTGACCGAAGAGGTCATCAGCCGCGCCGATAAGCTAAGAGTAATCGGGCGCGCCGGAATCGGCGTCGACAACATCAACGTCGATGCCGCAACTAAGCGCGGTATCATCGTCGCCAACGCTCCGCAGAGCAATATCATCTCCGCCGCCGAGCATACCATCGCGCTGCTTTTAGCGAGCGCGCGCTCGATTCCGCAGGCATGTTCATCGACGAAGTCGGGTAAGTGGGAGCGGAGTAAATTTCAAGGCATCGAGGTATTCGAGAAAGTTCTCGGCATAATCGGCCTCGGTCGAATCGGAACGCTCGTCGCCGCGAGGGCGCATGGTCTCGGAATGAAAATATTCGCTTATGACCCGTATGTATCCAAAGAGCGCTACGCGCAGCTCGGCATCGAGCGTGCGGGAAGCATCGAAGACGTTCTTAAAGTCGCGGATTTCATCACGGTTCACCTACCGAAATCGAAAGAGACGATGGGAATGATAGGCGAGCGCGAGCTGGCGATGATGAAAGACGGCGTGCGCCTGATAAATACCGCCCGAGGTGGTATCTATCAGCAGGAGCCGCTGATCAACGCCCTAAAGAGCGGCAAAGTCGGCGGAGTCGGCTTCGACGTCTTCGACACGGAGCCGCTGACGGAGAGCCCGCTCTTCGAGTTCGAGCAGGTAATCTGTACGCCGCATCTCGGGGCATCGACGGTCGAGGCCCAAGATAAAGCGGGAACTATGATAGCCGACCAGGTTATAGCGGGCCTGAAGGGCGAATTCGTAAGCAACGCGGTGAACATTCCGCTCATCTCGGTCGAGGCGATGGAAGCCGTTAAACCGTTTCTGGCGCTCGCCGAGAAGTTGGGCAGGCTCTTCAACGCTCTCGCCGAGGACGGCATCCATTCGGTGGATATCGAGTATGTCGGTCAAATCGCCCAGCACGATACGAAGCTGCTGACGATCGCCACGCTCAAAGGGATTTTTGAGAATGTCGTGGAAGAGCAGGTCAATTACGTCAATGCGCCGATCTTCGCCGAGGAGCGCGGTATTGAGATAAACGAGAGCAAAAAGTCTTCATCGCAGGATTACGTCAACTTGATCAGAATCAAAGGGCGCAACGGCGGCGAAGAGATCGGGGTCGCCGGGACGATTGTCGGCAAGAAGAACCAGGAGCGTTTCGTCAACATCTACGCGTTCGACATCGACATGATGCCCTCGAAGTATATGGCGTTCTTCAGGTATGAGGACGTACCGGGCATGATCGGCAAGGTCGGGACGATTCTCGGCCAAAACAACATAAATATCGCGAACATGCAGGTAGGGCGGAAGAAAATCGGCGGCGAAGCCCTTATGGGTCTCAACGTCGACACGCCTATCTCGGATGAGGTAATCGAAGAGATAAGGTCGTTACCGGGCGTCGCCTATTCGAAGTTCATGGTTATATAGGGCGGAAGCGGCTTGTTTCCGGGCGGGCGGCCGCCAAGGCTCGGGCATAATGTCGAAAAACAACTCGGCGAGATATATTTCCGGGCGGGCGGCGCAAGAGCGCCGGCCGCTGATGAAGGTGGTAGTTAATGTGACCCCGGACAAGAATAGTCCAGACAAGAACAGGGTATATTTGTTTGACACGACGTTGAGGGACGGCGAGCAATCACCAGGCATCAGCCTCAACTCGAGGGAGAAGCTTGAGATAGCGGACCAGCTCGCGAAGCTCGGTATCGACGCTATCGAAGCGGGTTTTCCGATTACTTCGCAAGGCGATTTCGAGGCGGTCAGTTTGATCGCCCGGAAGGTGCGCGAGCCGGTTATAGCCGCGCTGGCCAGGGCGGTCGACGCGGATATCGAAAGGGCGGCCGAGGCGCTAAAAGACGCGGCGCGACCGCGCATCCATACGTTTATCATGACGTCGGATATGCAAATCGAGCACCAGCTCCGCAAGACGCGCGACGATGTGCTGAAGATGGCGGTCCATGCCGTCAAGAAGGCGAAATCTTACGTCGACGACGTCGAGTTTTCTCCGATGGACGCGACCCGTTCCGACTTCGGGTTTCTGTGCCGGGTACTAGAGGCGGTAATCGCGAGCGGCGCGACCGTGGTCAACATTCCCGATACGGTCGGTTACGCGACGCCGGACGAGTTCGGCAAGCTCATACGCGACCTTATCGAGGCTGTTCCCGCGATGCGGGACGTGGTCGTGAGCGTCCATTGCCACAACGACCTCGGCATGGCGACGGCGAATGCGCTTGCTGCTGTTGTAAACGGCGCCACTCAAGTCGAAGGCACAGTCAACGGGATAGGCGAGCGCGCCGGCAACACCGCGCTCGAAGAAATCGCGATGATTCTCGATACCAGGCGCAACACGCTTGGCAAGTATACAAACATAAAGACCGAAGAGATTAGCAGGTCGAGCCGGTTGATAAGCACGCTGACCGGGTATCAGGTACAGCCGAACAAAGCGATAGTCGGGCGAAACGCCTTTGCGCATTCCTCCGGCATCCATCAGGACGGCGTCTTGAAAGAGCGCTCGACCTTCGAGATAATCGACCCTAAGCGGGTAGGCATCAGCGAGAGCGCGCTGATTCTCGGGAAGACCTCGGGGCGACATGCGTTTAGAAAACACCTCGAATCGCTCGGGCACAAGTTGAGCGATGAGGAGCTGGAGAGCGCATTCTCGCGCTTTAAAGACCTAGCGGACAAGAAGTCCGAGATAACCGATGTCGATATCGAGGCGATTCTCGCGGATGAGATGCGAACCCTATTGGATGTCTTCGCGCTCGAATACATCCATGTCCGCGGGGGTACCGATGAGACACCGACCGCGACGGTCAAGTTGCGCAAGAACGGCGACGTCGTCGAAGAGACTTCGCGGGGAGACGGCCAGGTCGACGCAGTCTGCAACGCCATCCAGCGAGCGACGGGTGTCGCGGCGAAGCTTATAAGCTACAACGTCAATGCTATTACCGGCGGGCTCGACGCGCAGGGCGACGTGACCATCCAGCTCGAAATAGAGGGTAGACCGGTTCTAGGGCGCGGTGTGAGCACCGATATCATCGAGGCGAGCGCCCGCGCATATCTTAACGCGATAAACAAAGCTCTTAGCGGCTAGATGAGGTCGAGGGGTCCAGGGGGTCGTATAAGACGGCCCTTAGCGGCCGGTGCTTTAATTGAGATAGAAGTTACATTAGTTGGGGAATGGAGCGGCACTTATGGGGATGACTATAACTGAAAAGATACTCGCGGCGCACGCCGAGCAGAGCAGCGTGACACCGGGGGATTTGATAAACATCAAGCTCGACCTCGTGCTCGGCAACGACATAACGGCGCCGATCGCGATTAAAGAGTTTAGGCGGACAGGCGTCGAAAAGGTCTTCGACAAAGACAGGGTTGTCATCGTGCCCGACCATTTCGCGCCGAACAAGGATATCGACTCGGCCGAGCAGTGCAAGATGGTCCGGGAATTCGCTTATGAGCAAGACCTCACCAACTATTTCGAGGTCGGGCGGATGGGTATCGAGCACGCGCTCCTTCCCGAGCAAGGCCTGGTCGGCCCCGGGGATGCGGTAATCGGCGCCGATTCGCATACTTGCACTTACGGCGCGCTCGGCGCGTTTTCGACCGGGGTCGGCAGTACCGACCTGGCGGCGGCGATGGCGACCGGCGAGACCTGGTTGAAAGTCCCGTCGTCTATTAAATTCGTCTTTAAAGGCCAGCTCAATCCGATGGTCACCGGCAAAGACCTTATTCTCTATACGATAGGCAAGATCGGCGTCGATGGCGCGCTCTACCAGGCGATGGAGTTTACAGGCGAGGCGATTTCGGCGCTTTCCATGGATAGCCGGCTATCGATGTGCAATATGGCGATCGAGGCGGGCGGCAAATCCGGCATCATCGCGCCGGACGAGAAGACGCTCGACTATGTGGAGGGGCGCGCGATACGCGAGTTTACCGTGTACGAGAGCGACGCCGACGCGGAGTACGCCGCTCTCTTTGAGTGGGATGTCTCCGACATCGAACTACAGGTCGCGTTTCCGCACCTGCCGTCGAACACGCGGGGCATCTCCGAGGTGGGTGACGTCACAATCGACCAGGTGGTCATCGGCTCATGCACGAACGGGCGGCTCGAGGATTTGCGCATCGCGGCCCAGGTTCTCAAAGGCCGCGAGGTGGATAGAAAAATACGCTGTATCATCATCCCTGCGACGCAGGATATCTATCGCCAGGCGATGAAGGAAGGCCTGTTGGATATATTCATCGAGGCAAAAGCGGCGGTAAGCACACCGACGTGCGGGCCGTGTCTCGGCGGGCATATGGGTATTCTCGCCAAAGGCGAACGGGCGCTGGCCACGACAAACCGCAATTTTGTCGGACGGATGGGTCATCCGGGGAGCGAAGTCTACCTGAGCGGCCCGGCGGTCGCCGCGGCGTCCGCCGTAGCCGGCAAGATAATCTCGCCGGATAGCTTGTAACAGTGAGACTTGGTGGGATTTAGTGAGATTTTATACTCTTCATTTTGCTTTTTGAATTTTGATCGCTCAACGGTTTGCGACCGAGAAGCTGATAACCGATTAAGCTTACAATCACTGGAGGCGCTATATGATATACAAAGGAAATGCGTGGAAGTTCGCGAGAGACATCGATACCGATGCGATAATCCCGGCGCGATATCTCAAGACGAGCGACCCTGATGAGCTGGGCAGGCACTGCATGGAAGACGCCGACCCCGAGTTCATGAACAAGATGAAGAAGGGCGACATCATCGTCGCGGACGAGAACTTCGGCTGCGGCTCGTCACGTGAGCACGCGCCGATCTCGATCAAAGCGGCGGGTATCTCGTGTGTTATCGCCAAATCGTTTGCCAGGATATTCTACCGCAACGCGATAAACACGGGGTTGCCGATTCTGGAGAGCGTCGAGGCGGTCGACGGCATCAGCGCCGGCGATGAGGTAGAGGTCGATACCGACAAGGGCGAAATAAAGAATCTCACGACGGGAGCGGTCTACCACGCGAAGCCGTTCCCCGAGTTTATCAGCAATATTATCAAGCAGGGCGGCCTGATAAACTATGTTAGAGAAAAAGTTAAGTCATAGTCGAAAGCAGTATCGATCAGATGATGTGTGGCAAAGCACTAGAATCAAGTTTCCTAGTTGGCATAGTCAAGAGATCATTTCCGGCTTGCAACGGATGAAAATGTAGGGGCGAAGCTTGTCTTCGCCCATGGGTTGAGTTTAGGGGCATGCGGGCCGAGACAAGCTCGGCCCCTACAAGTTGCGGTCTAAGGCATGCGGGCCGAGACAAGCTCGGGCCCCTACAAGTTGCGGTCTAAGGCATGCGGTCCGAGACGAGTTCGGCCCCTACAAGTTGCGGTCTAAGGTATTATCGATTAGATGATGTGTGATGGAGTGCTAGAAAGCTAAGGGACTGCGCGAATATAGTATGGAAGACTAGAGCTGAAGGAGGAGTAAGTTGTATAAAATTGGTGTTATGCCCGGTGATGGAACCGGTTCAGAGGTCGTAAGGGAAGCGCTTAAGGTCTTAGAGTCGGTCAGCGAAGTCGAGAATTTCAAGTATGAGTTGACACACTATGATTTCGGCGGGGACAGGTATATCGCTACAGGCGAGGTCTTGCCCGACTCGGCTATCGATGAGTTCCGCCTCCAAGACGCGATTTTGCTCGGCGCCATCGGTCACCCCGATGTCAAACCCGGAATTCTAGAGAAAGGGATTCTGCTTAGGACGCGCTTCGAGCTGGATCAATACATCAATTTGCGCCCGGTCAAGCTCTATCCGGGAGTCTACACGCCAATCAAGGATAAAGGCCCCGACGAGATAGACTTCGTCGTCGTGCGCGAGAACACCGAAGGCCTCTATGCCGGAGCCGGCGGTTTCTTAAAGAAGGGCACGGCCGATGAGGTCGCCGTTCAGGAGAGCGTCAATACCCGCAAAGGCGTCGAGCGCTGCATCCGTTTCGCGTTCGAGTACACGCGTGAGCGCAACATGAGAAAGAACCTCACGCTGTGCGGGAAGACCAATGTCCTAACATATGCATTCGACCTTTGGGAGCGCGCGTTTAATGAGGTAGCTACGGAGTACGCCGACGTGACGACCGATTACGCGCATGTCGACGCCATCTGCATGTGGTTCGTCAAAAACCCGGAGTGGTTCGATGTCATCGTCACCGACAACATGTTCGGCGATATCATAACCGACCTGGGCGCGATGATCCAAGGCGGGATGGGTATCGCCGCCGGCGGCAACATCAACCCCGAGGGCGTCTCGATGTTCGAGCCCATCGGCGGGTCGGCTCCGAAATACACCGGAATGAATATTATCAACCCGCTAGCCGCCATTTCAGCGCTCCAGTTGTTGCTGGAAAACCTCGGCGAGAAAGCGGCCGGCGCGCGCATCGAGAAAGCGGTCACTACGATGACGGGCGAGAAACTCAAAGGGCTGGCCGCGGGCAAGATGGGATACGGCACCTCTGAAGTCGGTGACATGGTCGCTGAGCTTGTCAAAGGGTAATTGATAAACAACAATGGGGGTCGAACGATGCCGATAGAAAAGGTCGAGAAAATATGGTTCAACGGTGAGATGGTCGATTGGGATAAGGCTCAAGTCCATGTCTTGAGCCACGCGCTCCATTATGGCTCGGGTGTCTTCGAGGGCATAAGGGCGTACGAGACCCCGAAAGGCCCGGCGGTCTTTCGCCTAACCGAACATATCGAGCGGCTCATGGATTCCTCGAAGATATATTTGATGCCGGTTCCCTACAGCGTCGAGCAGCTCGTCGAGGCGACAAAAGAACTGGTGCGCGTCAATAATCTCAAGAGCTGCTATATTCGCCCCATCGTCTTCCGCGGCTACGGCGAGATGGGCTTAAACCCGCTTAACTCACCGGTCGATGTCGCGATTGCGACCTGGTCGTGGGGGACCTATCTCGGTGATGAGGGCATGAAAAACGGTATTAAGGCGATGATATCATCGTTTAGAAGGATAGACCCGAACTCGCTCCCGCCGGCCGCCAAAGCGACGGGGCAGTATATAAATTCGATTCTCGCTAAACTCGAGGCGATATATAGTAACTACGAGGAAGCCATTCTGCTCGATTCGCGCGGATTTGTCTCCGAGGGCAGCGGCGAGAACATCTTCGTCGTCAAAAACGGGGCAATCCATACCCCGTCGACCGCGGCGAGCATCCTTGAGGGCATTACCAGAGATACCGTCATGGAGCTGGCGCGCGACATGGGTTACGAGGTCGTCGAGCGCGACCTGGTCAGAAGCGACCTCTTCCTTGCCGATGAGATATTCGTGACGGGAACGGCGGCCGAGATAACCCCTATCCGCGAGGTCGACAAGCGGGAGATAGGAAAACCAGGGCCGGTCACCATCGCGCTCCAGGAGAAGTTTTTTGCCGCCGTCAAAGGCGAGGACGCGAAATACGAGCATTGGCTAGAGTACGCATAGGCTCGCAAGGAACTTTGATCGCTGTTCTTCCCGCTCGGGGGTGTGATTATCCTACCAGACGAGAGAAACCGAGCCGATAAAGGTAGAAGCGTTCAAAACA from the Actinomycetota bacterium genome contains:
- the serA gene encoding phosphoglycerate dehydrogenase, with protein sequence MKVLVKEKIAEAGIDNLKAAGFEVDVNTEMTAEEFVEAIGEYDGLIIRSATKVTEEVISRADKLRVIGRAGIGVDNINVDAATKRGIIVANAPQSNIISAAEHTIALLLASARSIPQACSSTKSGKWERSKFQGIEVFEKVLGIIGLGRIGTLVAARAHGLGMKIFAYDPYVSKERYAQLGIERAGSIEDVLKVADFITVHLPKSKETMGMIGERELAMMKDGVRLINTARGGIYQQEPLINALKSGKVGGVGFDVFDTEPLTESPLFEFEQVICTPHLGASTVEAQDKAGTMIADQVIAGLKGEFVSNAVNIPLISVEAMEAVKPFLALAEKLGRLFNALAEDGIHSVDIEYVGQIAQHDTKLLTIATLKGIFENVVEEQVNYVNAPIFAEERGIEINESKKSSSQDYVNLIRIKGRNGGEEIGVAGTIVGKKNQERFVNIYAFDIDMMPSKYMAFFRYEDVPGMIGKVGTILGQNNINIANMQVGRKKIGGEALMGLNVDTPISDEVIEEIRSLPGVAYSKFMVI
- a CDS encoding 2-isopropylmalate synthase encodes the protein MKVVVNVTPDKNSPDKNRVYLFDTTLRDGEQSPGISLNSREKLEIADQLAKLGIDAIEAGFPITSQGDFEAVSLIARKVREPVIAALARAVDADIERAAEALKDAARPRIHTFIMTSDMQIEHQLRKTRDDVLKMAVHAVKKAKSYVDDVEFSPMDATRSDFGFLCRVLEAVIASGATVVNIPDTVGYATPDEFGKLIRDLIEAVPAMRDVVVSVHCHNDLGMATANALAAVVNGATQVEGTVNGIGERAGNTALEEIAMILDTRRNTLGKYTNIKTEEISRSSRLISTLTGYQVQPNKAIVGRNAFAHSSGIHQDGVLKERSTFEIIDPKRVGISESALILGKTSGRHAFRKHLESLGHKLSDEELESAFSRFKDLADKKSEITDVDIEAILADEMRTLLDVFALEYIHVRGGTDETPTATVKLRKNGDVVEETSRGDGQVDAVCNAIQRATGVAAKLISYNVNAITGGLDAQGDVTIQLEIEGRPVLGRGVSTDIIEASARAYLNAINKALSG
- the leuC gene encoding 3-isopropylmalate dehydratase large subunit, encoding MGMTITEKILAAHAEQSSVTPGDLINIKLDLVLGNDITAPIAIKEFRRTGVEKVFDKDRVVIVPDHFAPNKDIDSAEQCKMVREFAYEQDLTNYFEVGRMGIEHALLPEQGLVGPGDAVIGADSHTCTYGALGAFSTGVGSTDLAAAMATGETWLKVPSSIKFVFKGQLNPMVTGKDLILYTIGKIGVDGALYQAMEFTGEAISALSMDSRLSMCNMAIEAGGKSGIIAPDEKTLDYVEGRAIREFTVYESDADAEYAALFEWDVSDIELQVAFPHLPSNTRGISEVGDVTIDQVVIGSCTNGRLEDLRIAAQVLKGREVDRKIRCIIIPATQDIYRQAMKEGLLDIFIEAKAAVSTPTCGPCLGGHMGILAKGERALATTNRNFVGRMGHPGSEVYLSGPAVAAASAVAGKIISPDSL
- the leuD gene encoding 3-isopropylmalate dehydratase small subunit, whose protein sequence is MIYKGNAWKFARDIDTDAIIPARYLKTSDPDELGRHCMEDADPEFMNKMKKGDIIVADENFGCGSSREHAPISIKAAGISCVIAKSFARIFYRNAINTGLPILESVEAVDGISAGDEVEVDTDKGEIKNLTTGAVYHAKPFPEFISNIIKQGGLINYVREKVKS
- a CDS encoding 3-isopropylmalate dehydrogenase, whose protein sequence is MPGDGTGSEVVREALKVLESVSEVENFKYELTHYDFGGDRYIATGEVLPDSAIDEFRLQDAILLGAIGHPDVKPGILEKGILLRTRFELDQYINLRPVKLYPGVYTPIKDKGPDEIDFVVVRENTEGLYAGAGGFLKKGTADEVAVQESVNTRKGVERCIRFAFEYTRERNMRKNLTLCGKTNVLTYAFDLWERAFNEVATEYADVTTDYAHVDAICMWFVKNPEWFDVIVTDNMFGDIITDLGAMIQGGMGIAAGGNINPEGVSMFEPIGGSAPKYTGMNIINPLAAISALQLLLENLGEKAAGARIEKAVTTMTGEKLKGLAAGKMGYGTSEVGDMVAELVKG
- a CDS encoding branched-chain amino acid transaminase, translated to MPIEKVEKIWFNGEMVDWDKAQVHVLSHALHYGSGVFEGIRAYETPKGPAVFRLTEHIERLMDSSKIYLMPVPYSVEQLVEATKELVRVNNLKSCYIRPIVFRGYGEMGLNPLNSPVDVAIATWSWGTYLGDEGMKNGIKAMISSFRRIDPNSLPPAAKATGQYINSILAKLEAIYSNYEEAILLDSRGFVSEGSGENIFVVKNGAIHTPSTAASILEGITRDTVMELARDMGYEVVERDLVRSDLFLADEIFVTGTAAEITPIREVDKREIGKPGPVTIALQEKFFAAVKGEDAKYEHWLEYA